The Geobacillus stearothermophilus ATCC 12980 genome contains a region encoding:
- a CDS encoding glutaredoxin family protein: MHIRLYTKTNCPLCDKAKAVLTELQADYRFTMEEIDIYEDDALLEKYQLMIPVVELDGEEIGYGMIEKETVRKRLRRAKNS; this comes from the coding sequence ATGCACATCCGGTTGTACACGAAGACGAACTGTCCGCTTTGCGACAAAGCGAAAGCGGTTTTGACGGAGCTGCAGGCAGACTATCGGTTTACGATGGAAGAGATCGATATTTATGAAGACGACGCGCTTCTCGAGAAATATCAGTTGATGATTCCGGTCGTCGAGCTTGACGGGGAAGAAATCGGGTATGGGATGATTGAAAAAGAAACGGTGAGAAAACGGTTGCGGCGGGCAAAAAATAGTTGA
- the clpP gene encoding ATP-dependent Clp endopeptidase proteolytic subunit ClpP: protein MYLIPTVIEQTNRGERAYDIYSRLLKDRIVFLGSPIDDQVANSIVSQLLFLAAEDPDKDISLYINSPGGSITAGLAIYDTMQFIKPDVSTICIGMAASMGAFLLAAGAKGKRFALPNSEIMIHQPLGGAQGQATEIEIAAKRILFLRDKLNRILAENTGQPIEVIERDTDRDNFMTAQKAMEYGIIDRVLTRADEK, encoded by the coding sequence ATGTATTTGATTCCGACTGTCATCGAACAGACGAACCGCGGGGAGCGGGCGTACGACATTTATTCGCGCTTATTGAAAGACCGAATCGTGTTCCTTGGCAGCCCGATCGACGACCAAGTGGCCAACTCGATCGTGTCGCAGCTGTTGTTTTTGGCGGCGGAAGACCCGGACAAAGATATTTCCTTGTACATCAACAGCCCGGGCGGCTCGATCACAGCTGGCCTGGCGATTTACGACACGATGCAGTTCATCAAACCGGACGTATCGACAATTTGCATCGGCATGGCCGCTTCCATGGGGGCGTTTTTGCTTGCCGCCGGTGCGAAAGGGAAACGGTTCGCCTTGCCAAACAGTGAAATCATGATCCACCAACCGCTCGGCGGCGCCCAAGGGCAGGCGACGGAAATCGAAATCGCAGCGAAGCGCATTTTGTTCTTGCGCGACAAATTGAACCGCATTTTGGCGGAAAACACCGGCCAGCCGATCGAAGTGATCGAACGCGATACGGACCGCGACAACTTCATGACAGCGCAAAAAGCGATGGAATACGGCATTATCGACCGGGTGCTGACGCGCGCTGATGAAAAATAA
- a CDS encoding HPr family phosphocarrier protein, whose protein sequence is MVEKQVKVKLETGLQARPAALFVQEANRFSADVFLEKDGKQVNAKSIMGLMSLAIGHGAVITLIADGPDEQEAIEKLAAYVQKEK, encoded by the coding sequence ATGGTGGAAAAACAAGTGAAAGTAAAATTAGAAACCGGGCTGCAGGCGCGCCCGGCGGCGTTGTTTGTCCAAGAAGCGAACCGTTTTTCCGCTGATGTGTTTTTGGAAAAAGATGGAAAACAGGTGAACGCGAAAAGCATTATGGGCTTGATGAGCCTCGCCATCGGCCATGGAGCGGTGATCACGCTCATTGCCGACGGTCCGGATGAGCAAGAAGCGATCGAAAAGCTCGCCGCCTATGTGCAAAAGGAAAAGTAA
- the whiA gene encoding DNA-binding protein WhiA: MSFASETKKELTNLEVKRCCLRAELSALLRMNGSLSFSGGRMAVDVQTENAAIARRIYTLLKKGYDVAVELFVRKKMRLKKNNVYIVRITDGAAPLLRDLCIWNGDFSFIHDIDPELVKKKCCKRSYLRGAFLAGGSVNNPETSSYHLEIFSLYEDHNRSLCELMNSHFFLNAKMLERKKGFITYLKEAEKIAEFLNIIGAHQALLRFEDIRIVRDMRNSVNRLVNCETANLNKTIGAALRQVENIRYIDETIGLDALPAKLREIAKLRIEHQDVTLKELGEMVAGGKISKSGINHRLRKIDEIAERLRAGKPIDFHKSL; encoded by the coding sequence ATGTCTTTTGCGTCCGAAACGAAGAAGGAGCTGACGAATTTAGAGGTCAAGCGCTGCTGCTTGCGGGCCGAGCTGTCGGCGCTGTTGCGCATGAACGGCTCACTGTCGTTTTCCGGCGGGCGGATGGCGGTCGATGTCCAAACGGAAAATGCGGCGATCGCCCGGCGCATTTATACGCTGTTGAAAAAAGGGTATGACGTCGCGGTTGAGCTGTTTGTCCGCAAAAAAATGCGTTTAAAGAAAAATAACGTGTATATCGTCCGCATTACCGACGGCGCCGCCCCGCTGCTCCGTGATCTTTGCATTTGGAACGGCGATTTTTCGTTCATTCATGACATCGATCCGGAACTTGTCAAGAAAAAATGCTGTAAGCGCTCGTATTTGCGTGGTGCGTTTTTGGCCGGCGGCTCGGTCAACAATCCGGAGACGTCCTCGTATCACTTGGAGATTTTTTCTTTGTACGAGGATCATAACCGCTCTTTATGTGAACTGATGAACAGCCACTTTTTTTTAAATGCGAAAATGTTGGAACGGAAAAAGGGGTTTATTACGTATTTAAAAGAGGCAGAGAAAATTGCCGAGTTTTTGAACATCATCGGCGCTCACCAGGCGCTGCTCCGCTTTGAAGACATCCGCATCGTCCGCGATATGCGCAACTCGGTCAACCGGCTTGTCAATTGCGAGACGGCCAATTTGAACAAAACGATCGGCGCTGCGCTTCGCCAGGTGGAAAACATCCGCTACATCGACGAGACGATCGGCCTCGACGCCTTGCCAGCGAAGCTGCGGGAAATCGCGAAGCTTCGCATCGAGCATCAAGACGTGACGCTGAAAGAGCTTGGCGAGATGGTCGCCGGCGGCAAAATCAGCAAATCCGGCATCAACCACCGGCTACGCAAAATTGATGAGATCGCGGAGCGGCTGCGGGCTGGAAAGCCGATCGATTTCCATAAATCGCTGTAA
- a CDS encoding gluconeogenesis factor YvcK family protein — MRDKRAAKIVVIGGGTGLPVLLRGLKQHDLDLTAIVTVADDGGSSGRLRDELHIPPPGDVRNVLAALSDVEPLIVELFQHRFQNGNGLSGHSLGNLILAALTSITGDFVKAIREMSKVLNVRGQVLPAANKSVVLHAEMEDGTIISGESKIPGAGKKIKRVFLTPEDIEPLPETTAAIRGADLIVIGPGSLYTSILPNLLVPKIGQEVCKAKAKKVYICNIMTQAGETPHYTVSDHVKALHDHLGVPFLDAVIVNSGAIPESIRRRYEEERAEPVHDDSGTLGVQVIRDDIVTYDDGVIRHNTGKVAALLLGLLPRC; from the coding sequence ATGAGAGACAAACGAGCAGCGAAGATCGTCGTCATCGGCGGCGGCACTGGGCTTCCCGTCCTGCTTCGGGGTCTGAAACAGCACGATCTTGACTTGACGGCTATCGTCACCGTCGCCGATGACGGGGGGAGTTCCGGGCGGCTCCGGGACGAACTGCACATCCCGCCGCCTGGGGATGTGCGCAACGTGCTCGCCGCGCTGTCTGATGTCGAACCGCTTATTGTTGAGCTGTTTCAACACCGTTTTCAAAACGGCAACGGCTTATCGGGACACTCGCTCGGCAATTTGATTTTGGCGGCGCTTACATCGATCACCGGCGATTTTGTGAAGGCGATCCGCGAAATGAGCAAAGTGTTGAACGTACGCGGCCAAGTGTTGCCGGCGGCGAACAAAAGCGTCGTGTTGCACGCGGAAATGGAAGATGGTACCATTATTTCGGGCGAGTCGAAAATTCCTGGCGCGGGGAAAAAAATTAAGAGGGTGTTTTTAACCCCGGAAGATATTGAACCGTTGCCGGAGACGACCGCCGCCATCCGCGGCGCCGACTTGATTGTCATCGGCCCGGGGAGTCTGTACACAAGCATTTTGCCGAACTTGCTCGTGCCGAAAATCGGGCAGGAAGTGTGCAAGGCGAAGGCGAAAAAAGTCTATATATGCAACATTATGACCCAGGCCGGCGAGACGCCGCACTATACGGTGAGCGACCATGTGAAGGCGCTTCATGACCATCTTGGCGTCCCGTTTTTGGATGCCGTCATCGTCAACAGCGGGGCGATTCCGGAATCCATCCGCCGCCGGTATGAAGAGGAGCGGGCCGAGCCGGTGCATGATGACAGCGGCACGCTCGGCGTGCAGGTGATCCGTGACGATATTGTTACGTACGATGATGGGGTCATTCGCCATAATACAGGGAAAGTCGCCGCCCTCCTTCTCGGGCTGCTTCCCCGCTGCTAG
- the rapZ gene encoding RNase adapter RapZ, which translates to MGKHGAQQPIQLVIITGMSGAGKTVAIQSFEDLGFFCVDNLPPTLLPKFLELVKESGNKMNKVALVMDLRSRDFFDHLFAALDELAGQAWIMPQILFLDAQDSTLVARYKETRRTHPLAPNEPPLEGIRLERKLLEELKGRAQIVYDTTGLKPRELREKIVRQFSSHAQSGFMVNVMSFGFKYGIPIDADLVFDVRFLPNPHYIEHMRPKTGLDEEVASYVLKWGETQKFLEKLIDLLAFMLPYYQREGKSQLVIAIGCTGGQHRSVALAEHIARHFSANYKTVVSHRDMERRKEAHR; encoded by the coding sequence ATGGGGAAACACGGGGCGCAGCAACCGATTCAACTCGTTATCATCACCGGCATGTCCGGGGCAGGCAAAACGGTGGCGATCCAAAGCTTTGAAGACCTCGGCTTTTTTTGCGTCGACAACTTGCCGCCGACGCTGTTGCCGAAGTTTTTGGAGCTTGTGAAAGAGTCCGGGAATAAAATGAATAAAGTCGCGCTCGTCATGGATTTGCGCAGCCGCGACTTTTTCGACCACTTGTTTGCCGCGCTCGATGAGTTGGCCGGGCAGGCGTGGATTATGCCGCAAATTTTGTTTTTGGATGCGCAAGACTCGACGCTTGTGGCCCGCTATAAAGAAACGCGGCGGACGCATCCGCTCGCGCCGAATGAGCCGCCGCTTGAAGGCATCCGCCTGGAGCGGAAACTGCTTGAGGAGCTCAAAGGGCGGGCGCAAATCGTTTATGACACGACTGGGCTCAAGCCGCGCGAACTGCGGGAGAAAATCGTCCGCCAGTTTTCATCGCACGCCCAGTCCGGCTTTATGGTCAACGTTATGTCGTTTGGATTTAAATACGGCATCCCGATTGACGCTGACTTGGTGTTTGATGTCCGCTTTTTGCCGAACCCGCACTACATTGAGCATATGCGGCCGAAAACCGGGCTCGATGAGGAAGTGGCGTCATATGTGCTCAAATGGGGAGAAACGCAAAAGTTTTTGGAAAAGCTGATTGATTTGCTGGCGTTTATGCTGCCGTATTACCAGCGCGAAGGAAAAAGCCAGCTGGTGATCGCCATCGGCTGCACGGGCGGTCAGCATCGTTCCGTGGCGCTCGCTGAGCATATCGCCCGCCATTTTTCCGCCAATTATAAAACGGTTGTCTCGCACCGGGACATGGAGAGGAGAAAGGAAGCGCATCGATGA
- a CDS encoding NUDIX hydrolase: protein MVGVDELQRVTNCVLYKDGQVLLLQKPRRGWWVAPGGKMEPGETVREACIREYREETGIYLKNPELKGVFTIVMKNGNETVSEWMMFTFFADDFIGENVPSSEEGTLAWHKVEALSTLPMAPGDYHILEYAVKGKGVMYGTFVYTEEFELLSYRLDPS from the coding sequence ATGGTTGGGGTGGACGAATTGCAACGGGTGACAAACTGCGTATTATATAAAGACGGCCAAGTGCTGCTGTTGCAAAAGCCGAGGCGCGGCTGGTGGGTCGCTCCGGGCGGGAAAATGGAGCCCGGTGAGACGGTGCGCGAAGCATGCATTCGTGAATACCGGGAAGAGACGGGCATTTATTTGAAAAATCCAGAGCTGAAAGGCGTCTTTACGATCGTGATGAAAAACGGGAATGAAACGGTATCGGAGTGGATGATGTTTACGTTTTTCGCCGACGACTTCATCGGCGAAAACGTGCCGTCTTCCGAAGAAGGGACGCTCGCTTGGCATAAGGTTGAAGCGCTGTCCACGTTGCCGATGGCCCCAGGAGACTACCATATTTTAGAATACGCTGTCAAAGGCAAAGGGGTCATGTACGGAACGTTTGTATATACGGAGGAGTTTGAGCTGCTTTCATATCGTCTTGATCCAAGTTAG
- the trxB gene encoding thioredoxin-disulfide reductase, translated as MADEKIYDVIIAGAGPAGLTAAVYTSRANLSTLMIERGVPGGQMVNTEEVENYPGFETILGPELATKMFEHAKKFGAEYAYGDVKEIIDGEAYKTVIVGDKEYKARAVIIATGAEYKKLGVPGEAELGGRGVSYCAVCDGAFFKGKDLVVVGGGDSAVEEGVYLTRFANKVTIVHRRDKLRAQKILQDRAFANEKIDFIWNHTVKQINEKDGKVGSVTLVHTQTGEEREFPCDGVFIYIGMVPLSKPFANLGITNENGYIVTNEKMETKVPGIFAAGDVREKTLRQIVTATGDGSIAAQSAQHYVEELKEKLHKQGVS; from the coding sequence GTGGCAGACGAAAAAATTTACGATGTCATTATTGCCGGAGCCGGGCCGGCTGGGCTGACGGCGGCTGTCTATACATCGCGCGCCAATTTGTCGACGCTGATGATCGAGCGTGGCGTCCCGGGCGGGCAGATGGTCAACACTGAGGAAGTCGAGAACTATCCTGGCTTTGAAACGATTTTAGGCCCGGAATTGGCGACGAAAATGTTTGAGCATGCGAAAAAATTCGGCGCGGAGTACGCATACGGCGATGTGAAAGAAATCATCGATGGCGAGGCGTACAAAACGGTCATCGTCGGCGACAAAGAGTACAAGGCCCGCGCGGTCATCATCGCCACCGGAGCGGAATATAAAAAACTCGGCGTACCGGGTGAAGCGGAGCTCGGCGGCCGCGGCGTTTCGTACTGTGCGGTGTGCGACGGGGCGTTTTTCAAAGGGAAAGATTTGGTTGTCGTGGGCGGGGGCGACTCAGCGGTCGAAGAGGGCGTCTATTTGACGCGGTTTGCCAATAAAGTGACGATCGTTCACCGCCGCGACAAGCTGCGGGCGCAAAAAATTTTGCAAGACCGGGCGTTCGCCAATGAAAAAATTGATTTCATCTGGAACCATACGGTGAAACAAATCAACGAAAAGGACGGAAAAGTCGGCAGCGTGACGCTTGTGCATACGCAAACGGGCGAGGAGCGCGAATTTCCGTGCGACGGCGTTTTCATTTACATCGGGATGGTGCCGCTCTCGAAGCCGTTTGCCAATCTTGGCATCACGAATGAAAACGGCTATATCGTCACGAACGAAAAGATGGAGACGAAAGTGCCGGGCATTTTCGCCGCCGGTGATGTGCGGGAAAAAACGCTCCGGCAAATCGTGACGGCTACCGGCGACGGCAGCATCGCCGCGCAAAGCGCCCAGCATTACGTTGAGGAACTGAAAGAAAAGCTCCATAAGCAAGGGGTCAGCTGA
- a CDS encoding tetratricopeptide repeat protein, translating to MGKQLKQSSRKATIVPFIQNGEYFFKKGMKAYDRGDLHKARKYFERAVRLDERDASFALQLALVLSELGEYQFSNQWLFKIIHDLDETMDDCLYFLANNFACLGLFREARQYAEQYLANEPDGEFADDAADLLELLRLDGSEWTEEEEQLMVLEDRARRLLEEERFAEAIEALEAIVVRYPDVWAAHNNLALAYFYSGDVDKAKQKVREVLKRDPGNLHALCNALVFAYYLHDQEQVSSLCRTLAGLYPFFHEHQYKLGATFALVGRFDLAFRWLHRLYKSGFRGDGPFYYWLACTAYHTGHESLARNMWEEFLVFHPEKRGEEPWAVPSFDEAFARIIRWIEQEGLADQLYGLYLFSRSKQAEETAMSLAICRLLPADPRLRPFIDSFLFGLTDGSSARAGNVGRMVDALSANNEEKEALCRFAFAIAVHPLADGERFANGAAWAAAIEYMWRRQQGERVTQREMAAKYGVSASTVQKYVQKARRLYT from the coding sequence ATGGGAAAACAACTGAAGCAGTCATCACGAAAAGCGACGATTGTGCCGTTTATCCAGAACGGAGAGTATTTTTTCAAAAAAGGAATGAAAGCATACGATCGGGGCGATTTGCATAAGGCGAGGAAGTATTTCGAGCGCGCCGTCCGTTTGGATGAGCGCGATGCGTCGTTTGCCCTGCAGCTGGCGCTAGTATTGTCTGAACTTGGTGAATACCAGTTTTCAAACCAATGGCTGTTCAAAATTATTCATGATCTCGATGAAACGATGGACGACTGTTTGTATTTTTTGGCGAACAATTTCGCCTGCCTCGGCTTGTTCCGCGAGGCTCGGCAATACGCTGAACAGTACTTGGCGAATGAGCCGGACGGGGAGTTTGCCGACGATGCCGCCGACTTGCTTGAGCTGCTTCGGCTCGATGGCTCAGAATGGACGGAAGAAGAGGAGCAACTGATGGTGCTGGAGGATCGGGCCCGCCGTTTGCTTGAGGAGGAGCGGTTTGCGGAAGCGATTGAGGCGCTCGAGGCGATTGTCGTCCGCTATCCGGACGTGTGGGCGGCGCACAACAACCTGGCGCTTGCTTATTTTTACAGCGGCGATGTCGACAAAGCGAAACAGAAAGTGCGTGAAGTGCTCAAACGCGATCCCGGCAATTTGCATGCGCTTTGCAATGCGCTCGTTTTCGCGTATTACTTGCATGATCAGGAGCAAGTCTCTTCCCTTTGCCGGACGCTCGCCGGGCTTTATCCGTTTTTCCATGAGCATCAATACAAGCTCGGGGCGACGTTCGCGCTTGTCGGGCGGTTCGATTTGGCGTTCCGCTGGCTGCACCGCCTGTACAAAAGCGGCTTTCGCGGCGACGGGCCGTTTTACTACTGGCTCGCCTGCACCGCCTACCATACGGGGCATGAATCGCTCGCTCGGAACATGTGGGAAGAGTTTCTCGTGTTTCATCCGGAAAAGCGCGGCGAGGAGCCGTGGGCTGTTCCGTCGTTCGACGAAGCGTTTGCCCGCATCATCCGCTGGATTGAGCAGGAAGGATTGGCTGACCAGTTGTACGGCTTATATTTGTTCAGCCGCTCGAAGCAAGCGGAGGAAACGGCCATGTCGCTGGCGATCTGCCGCTTGTTGCCGGCCGACCCGCGCTTGCGTCCATTCATCGACTCGTTTTTATTTGGCTTGACCGACGGCTCGTCCGCCCGGGCGGGGAACGTCGGCCGTATGGTCGATGCGCTTTCGGCAAATAATGAAGAAAAGGAAGCACTCTGCCGCTTTGCGTTTGCGATTGCCGTCCATCCGCTGGCCGATGGCGAACGGTTTGCGAACGGAGCGGCGTGGGCGGCGGCGATTGAATACATGTGGCGTCGTCAGCAAGGAGAGCGTGTGACGCAAAGAGAGATGGCGGCCAAATACGGCGTTTCGGCGTCGACGGTGCAAAAATACGTGCAAAAAGCGCGCCGTCTCTATACATGA
- the hisIE gene encoding bifunctional phosphoribosyl-AMP cyclohydrolase/phosphoribosyl-ATP diphosphatase HisIE, whose translation MTADIRFDEKGLVPAIVQDAQSKEVLTLAYMNKESLEKTIETGETWFYSRSRQELWHKGATSGNVQRVVDIRYDCDADALLVLIEPAGPACHTGAYSCFSRSLDGAARAPQADRFAILNELEQIIAKRDAERPEGSYTTYLFEKGVDKILKKVGEEAAEVIIAAKNRSHDELKWEAADLLYHLLVLLREQKLPLDAVLATLAERHAQKTEAAEQT comes from the coding sequence ATGACGGCAGACATTCGCTTTGATGAAAAAGGGCTGGTGCCCGCGATCGTCCAAGATGCGCAAAGCAAGGAAGTGCTCACGCTCGCCTATATGAACAAAGAGTCGCTCGAAAAAACGATCGAGACCGGAGAAACATGGTTTTACAGCCGCTCGCGCCAAGAGTTGTGGCATAAAGGGGCGACATCTGGAAACGTGCAGCGCGTTGTCGACATCCGCTACGACTGCGACGCCGATGCGTTGCTCGTGCTCATCGAGCCGGCGGGTCCGGCGTGCCATACGGGCGCGTATTCGTGCTTTTCCCGCTCGCTGGACGGCGCGGCGCGCGCGCCGCAGGCCGACCGGTTCGCCATTTTGAACGAGCTCGAACAGATCATCGCCAAGCGCGACGCCGAACGGCCAGAAGGGTCGTACACGACGTATTTGTTTGAAAAAGGCGTCGATAAGATTTTGAAAAAAGTCGGCGAAGAAGCGGCCGAAGTGATTATTGCGGCGAAAAACCGGAGTCATGACGAGCTGAAATGGGAAGCGGCTGATTTGTTGTACCATTTGCTTGTGCTGTTGCGGGAACAAAAGTTGCCGCTTGACGCCGTGCTGGCAACGCTTGCCGAGCGGCACGCACAAAAAACGGAAGCAGCGGAACAAACCTAA
- the hisF gene encoding imidazole glycerol phosphate synthase subunit HisF: MITKRIIPCLDVKDGRVVKGVQFVQLRDAGDPVELAKAYDEQGADELVFLDISASHEGRKTMVDVVERVAAELAIPFTVGGGIHSLDDMKRMLRAGADKVSLNTAAVLHPALIAEGADFFGSQCIVVAIDAKYDETLGSWRVYTHGGRNATEWEVVAWAQEAVRLGAGEILLTSMDADGGKNGFDIALTRRVSEAVSVPVIASGGAGKAEHFLEAFEKGKADAALAASIFHYKETSVGQVKAYLKERGVNVR, from the coding sequence ATGATCACGAAACGCATCATCCCGTGCCTCGATGTGAAAGACGGCCGCGTCGTCAAAGGAGTGCAATTTGTCCAGCTGCGCGATGCCGGCGACCCGGTGGAGCTGGCGAAGGCGTACGATGAGCAAGGGGCGGACGAGCTCGTCTTTTTGGACATCTCCGCTTCCCATGAAGGCCGGAAAACGATGGTCGATGTCGTCGAGCGCGTCGCTGCCGAGCTCGCCATTCCGTTTACGGTCGGCGGGGGGATTCATTCGCTTGACGATATGAAGCGGATGCTGCGCGCCGGGGCCGACAAAGTATCGCTCAACACCGCCGCGGTGCTCCATCCGGCCTTGATCGCAGAAGGGGCGGACTTTTTCGGCTCGCAATGCATCGTCGTTGCCATTGACGCGAAATACGATGAAACGCTTGGTTCATGGCGCGTCTATACGCACGGCGGCCGCAACGCGACCGAATGGGAAGTGGTCGCGTGGGCGCAGGAAGCGGTCCGTCTTGGCGCCGGGGAGATTTTGCTGACGAGCATGGATGCCGATGGCGGCAAAAACGGTTTTGATATTGCCTTGACGCGGCGGGTGAGCGAAGCGGTCAGCGTTCCGGTCATTGCGTCCGGCGGCGCCGGCAAGGCCGAGCATTTCCTCGAAGCGTTCGAAAAAGGGAAAGCGGACGCGGCGCTGGCGGCATCGATTTTCCATTACAAAGAAACGTCGGTCGGACAAGTGAAAGCGTACTTGAAAGAAAGAGGGGTGAACGTGCGATGA
- the hisA gene encoding 1-(5-phosphoribosyl)-5-[(5-phosphoribosylamino)methylideneamino]imidazole-4-carboxamide isomerase, with translation MAAFTIYPAIDMRGGKCVRLLQGDYNKETVYGDSPVAMAEQFAAQGAEWIHMVDLDGAKEGRRVNDRFVIEAARLGVNVQVGGGIRTEEDIVYYLENGVARVILGSAAIADPPFVKKMLQTYGRRIVIGIDARDGFVATEGWLATSNVKAEELGRMLAEAGVETFIFTDIATDGTLSGPNIAAAVRLAEATGKEVIASGGVSSLDDLRALCQYAGQGIGGAIVGKALYTNQFTLAEALKAVSER, from the coding sequence ATGGCGGCGTTTACGATTTATCCGGCGATCGATATGCGCGGCGGCAAGTGCGTCCGCCTGCTGCAAGGCGATTACAACAAAGAAACGGTGTACGGCGATTCGCCGGTCGCGATGGCCGAGCAATTCGCGGCCCAAGGGGCGGAGTGGATTCATATGGTCGATTTGGACGGGGCGAAAGAAGGGCGGCGCGTCAACGACCGGTTTGTCATTGAAGCGGCCCGCCTGGGCGTCAACGTGCAAGTCGGCGGCGGCATCCGGACGGAAGAGGATATCGTGTATTATTTAGAAAATGGGGTCGCCCGCGTCATTTTAGGAAGCGCCGCCATTGCCGATCCGCCGTTTGTGAAAAAGATGCTCCAAACATACGGCCGCCGCATCGTGATTGGCATTGACGCCCGCGACGGCTTCGTGGCGACGGAAGGGTGGCTGGCGACGTCCAACGTGAAAGCGGAAGAACTCGGGCGGATGCTCGCCGAGGCGGGGGTGGAGACGTTTATCTTTACGGACATTGCAACGGACGGCACGCTGTCGGGCCCGAACATCGCCGCCGCGGTCCGGTTGGCCGAGGCGACGGGAAAAGAAGTGATTGCTTCTGGCGGCGTCAGCTCGCTTGACGATTTGCGCGCGCTCTGCCAATATGCTGGACAAGGCATCGGCGGTGCGATCGTCGGCAAGGCGCTTTATACGAATCAGTTTACGCTAGCGGAAGCGTTAAAGGCGGTGAGCGAGCGATGA
- the hisH gene encoding imidazole glycerol phosphate synthase subunit HisH translates to MTMIGIIDYGMGNLYSVRKALERLGCPYIVSGDKEELEQARGLILPGVGSFRDAMHILNETGLAAFIRSAVENGTPLLGICLGMQLLFDESEENGPTKGLGLLRGRVVRFPGVTKTGEPYKVPHMGWNRLRFHRPSPLLRGVEEGHVYFVHSYYVIPGDEDVVLASSEYDVDVPAVVGRGCVFGTQFHPEKSGAVGMSILNNYVGIATGRGNG, encoded by the coding sequence ATGACGATGATCGGGATCATCGATTATGGCATGGGCAACTTATACAGCGTCCGCAAAGCGCTCGAGCGGCTCGGCTGCCCGTATATCGTGAGCGGCGACAAAGAGGAGCTCGAGCAGGCGCGCGGGCTGATTTTGCCCGGTGTCGGCTCGTTTCGCGATGCGATGCACATTTTAAATGAGACAGGCCTAGCTGCTTTCATCCGTTCGGCGGTTGAAAACGGCACGCCGCTGCTCGGCATTTGTTTAGGGATGCAGCTGTTGTTTGACGAAAGCGAAGAAAACGGGCCGACAAAAGGGCTTGGCTTGCTTCGCGGCCGCGTCGTCCGTTTTCCGGGCGTCACGAAAACCGGCGAGCCATACAAAGTGCCGCACATGGGCTGGAACCGGCTCCGCTTTCATCGTCCGTCGCCGCTCCTTCGTGGCGTCGAGGAAGGGCATGTGTATTTTGTCCATTCGTATTATGTCATTCCAGGGGATGAGGACGTCGTGCTCGCGAGCAGTGAATATGACGTTGATGTTCCGGCGGTCGTCGGGCGCGGCTGTGTGTTTGGCACACAGTTTCATCCGGAAAAAAGCGGTGCGGTCGGCATGAGCATCTTGAACAATTATGTCGGCATCGCCACGGGAAGGGGGAACGGCTGA
- the hisB gene encoding imidazoleglycerol-phosphate dehydratase HisB has product MAREAMIARTTNETSIELRLAIDGEGKAELETGVPFLTHMLDLFAKHGQFDLRIDAKGDTHIDDHHTTEDIGICLGQAIKEALGDKKGIKRYGNAFVPMDDALAQVVIDLSNRPHFEFRGEFPAAKVGAFDVELVHEFLWKLALEARMNLHVIVHYGRNTHHMVEAVFKALGRALDEATMIDPRVKGVPSTKGML; this is encoded by the coding sequence ATGGCAAGGGAAGCGATGATCGCAAGAACGACGAACGAGACGAGCATTGAGCTGCGTTTGGCGATTGACGGCGAAGGAAAAGCCGAACTGGAAACGGGCGTGCCGTTTTTAACCCATATGCTCGATTTGTTCGCCAAGCACGGCCAGTTCGATTTGCGCATTGACGCGAAAGGCGACACGCATATTGACGACCACCATACGACGGAAGACATCGGCATTTGCCTCGGGCAGGCGATCAAGGAAGCGCTTGGCGACAAAAAAGGAATCAAGCGGTACGGCAACGCGTTTGTGCCGATGGATGACGCCTTGGCGCAAGTTGTGATCGACTTGAGCAATCGCCCGCATTTTGAGTTTCGCGGCGAGTTTCCGGCAGCGAAAGTCGGCGCGTTTGATGTCGAGCTCGTGCATGAGTTTTTATGGAAACTGGCGCTTGAAGCGCGGATGAACTTGCATGTCATCGTCCATTACGGGCGCAATACGCACCATATGGTCGAAGCGGTGTTTAAGGCGCTCGGGCGGGCGCTCGATGAAGCAACGATGATCGACCCGCGCGTCAAAGGCGTTCCGTCGACAAAAGGGATGCTGTAG